The following proteins are co-located in the Rippkaea orientalis PCC 8801 genome:
- a CDS encoding antibiotic biosynthesis monooxygenase, whose amino-acid sequence MPSSTGIVAITRHVKPGSEVAFEEAVKGVILAASTFPGYIGGEVLYPQTKRGAWQLILRFETPVHREQWEKSPICQGWIARADALTIGPPNVVRVNGLEAWFTLPEVGNTLPPPKWKTAIVSAIGIYPVISVVPMLLKPITGGLPPWLATLVTIAIIMPLMTWVIMPQITRLFQQWLYPSPLKNSVHPSSHSKL is encoded by the coding sequence ATGCCGTCTTCAACTGGAATTGTAGCGATTACTCGTCATGTTAAACCGGGATCTGAAGTCGCCTTTGAAGAAGCGGTAAAGGGTGTCATTCTTGCTGCTAGTACCTTTCCAGGGTATATCGGTGGTGAGGTTTTATATCCTCAAACCAAACGGGGTGCATGGCAACTGATTTTGCGCTTTGAAACCCCGGTTCATCGGGAACAATGGGAAAAATCTCCTATTTGCCAGGGATGGATTGCTAGAGCAGATGCACTAACCATCGGTCCTCCAAACGTTGTGCGGGTGAATGGGTTAGAAGCTTGGTTTACCTTACCAGAAGTTGGCAATACACTCCCTCCCCCTAAATGGAAAACCGCCATTGTTAGCGCGATCGGTATCTATCCAGTCATTTCTGTCGTACCCATGCTGTTAAAACCGATCACTGGTGGACTACCTCCGTGGTTAGCGACGCTTGTTACTATTGCTATCATTATGCCCTTGATGACTTGGGTAATTATGCCGCAAATCACACGATTATTTCAACAGTGGCTGTATCCTTCTCCCCTAAAAAATTCCGTTCACCCATCCTCTCACTCAAAATTATAA
- the eno gene encoding phosphopyruvate hydratase → MLNKPEVLIEAITAREILDSRGRPTIEAEVLLETGAFGIAQVPSGASTGSFEAHELRDDDPARYAGKGVLTAVRNVKEKIAPQLLGTNAFDQASIDQKMIDRDGSSNKKELGANAILGVSLATAKAASAELDIPLYRYLGGPLANVLPVPMMNVLNGGSHADNNVDFQEFMIMPVGADSFTEGLRWGAEVFATLSKVLKERKLLSGVGDEGGYAPNLASNQEALDLLIEAIERSNYKPGEQIALAMDVASSEFYKDGQYVYDGSAHSPQEFIDYLAKLVSEYPIISIEDGLQEEDWDNWKLHTQSLGSRIQLVGDDLFVTNPTRLQRGIDLGVANSILIKLNQIGTLTETLETIALATRCQYTSVISHRSGETEDTTIADLAVATRAGQIKTGSLCRSERVAKYNRLLRIEEELGDRALYAPKVGLGPKF, encoded by the coding sequence ATGCTCAACAAACCTGAAGTTCTCATTGAAGCCATTACCGCCAGAGAGATCCTTGACTCCCGTGGTCGTCCTACCATTGAAGCTGAAGTGCTTCTCGAAACAGGAGCGTTTGGTATTGCTCAAGTCCCTAGTGGGGCATCTACGGGCAGTTTTGAAGCCCATGAATTACGCGATGATGATCCCGCCCGTTACGCCGGGAAAGGCGTATTAACCGCCGTTCGCAATGTCAAAGAAAAAATTGCACCCCAGTTGTTAGGAACGAATGCCTTCGATCAAGCTTCCATTGACCAGAAAATGATTGATCGAGACGGTTCTTCCAATAAAAAGGAATTAGGAGCTAATGCTATCCTAGGAGTTTCCTTAGCCACCGCTAAAGCGGCCTCGGCTGAGTTAGATATTCCCCTCTATCGCTATTTAGGGGGTCCCTTAGCTAACGTGCTCCCCGTTCCTATGATGAACGTCCTCAATGGGGGTAGTCATGCTGATAATAACGTAGACTTCCAAGAGTTTATGATCATGCCTGTGGGGGCTGATTCCTTTACAGAAGGGTTACGGTGGGGTGCGGAAGTCTTCGCTACCCTGAGTAAAGTCCTCAAGGAACGAAAATTGCTCTCTGGGGTAGGAGATGAAGGCGGTTACGCGCCTAATCTTGCTTCTAACCAAGAAGCCCTAGATTTGCTCATCGAAGCCATTGAACGCTCCAATTACAAGCCCGGTGAACAAATTGCCTTGGCTATGGATGTAGCTTCGAGTGAGTTTTATAAAGATGGACAGTACGTCTACGATGGCTCAGCCCATTCTCCCCAAGAATTTATCGATTATTTGGCAAAATTGGTGTCTGAGTACCCGATTATCTCCATTGAGGATGGCTTGCAGGAGGAGGACTGGGATAACTGGAAACTCCATACTCAGTCCTTGGGTTCTCGTATTCAGTTGGTGGGGGATGATTTATTTGTCACTAACCCGACTCGTCTACAAAGAGGGATTGATTTAGGGGTGGCTAATTCAATTTTGATTAAACTCAATCAAATTGGAACCCTGACGGAAACCTTGGAAACTATCGCTTTGGCAACTCGTTGTCAGTATACCTCGGTGATTAGTCATCGTTCAGGAGAAACGGAAGATACCACCATTGCTGACTTAGCAGTGGCAACTCGCGCTGGACAAATTAAGACGGGTTCTTTGTGTCGTAGCGAACGGGTGGCTAAGTATAACCGTTTGTTACGCATTGAAGAAGAATTGGGCGATCGTGCTCTGTATGCTCCTAAAGTGGGTTTGGGTCCTAAATTCTAA
- a CDS encoding DUF3887 domain-containing protein, with product MNKSLSLLKRSSISFLGLAVLTIATELPAKAQRLTPPPAVQVVQSTTEVNKEALANKASEVITLLSQEKYEEARKLMSPALSQELTVENMKEIWQDLITITGPIKKQGDSRVISTVNSDLVSINTEFTNKTEDFIVVFNKEGQVVGIDFPQTKSVEEIAQTVVNAVAQNNFAQARGYLHPFLKTELFPQQIRASWESIQQRNGSFEKIVETEVRSGSSVDKVDVVVVEAQFQKANQKIFFIFDENGRITGIDLTQ from the coding sequence ATGAATAAGTCTTTATCATTATTAAAACGGTCTAGTATTTCCTTTTTAGGGTTAGCTGTGCTGACGATAGCCACAGAATTACCCGCAAAAGCCCAACGGTTAACCCCACCCCCTGCTGTTCAAGTCGTACAGTCCACAACAGAAGTTAATAAAGAGGCTTTGGCAAACAAAGCAAGCGAAGTCATCACCCTGTTGAGTCAAGAAAAATACGAAGAAGCCAGAAAGCTGATGAGTCCTGCCTTAAGCCAAGAACTCACGGTTGAAAACATGAAAGAAATTTGGCAAGATTTGATTACCATTACCGGACCCATCAAAAAACAAGGGGATTCTCGCGTTATCTCTACCGTTAACTCAGACCTAGTGTCAATTAACACAGAATTTACCAATAAAACCGAAGATTTCATCGTTGTCTTTAACAAAGAAGGGCAAGTGGTTGGGATCGACTTCCCTCAAACAAAATCAGTCGAAGAAATTGCCCAAACTGTTGTTAATGCCGTAGCTCAGAACAATTTTGCTCAAGCCCGAGGCTACCTCCATCCTTTCCTGAAAACCGAGCTTTTCCCACAGCAAATTCGAGCCAGTTGGGAAAGCATTCAACAACGCAACGGATCTTTTGAAAAAATTGTTGAAACTGAGGTGCGATCGGGGTCAAGTGTTGATAAGGTAGATGTGGTGGTTGTGGAGGCACAATTCCAGAAAGCTAATCAAAAGATTTTCTTTATTTTTGATGAAAATGGCCGTATTACGGGCATTGATCTTACCCAATAA
- a CDS encoding BCD family MFS transporter translates to MTNISNPIVQTSLPKLKLLTMFRLGLFQMGLGIMSLLTLGVINRIMIDELTVLPWIAATAIAMYQFVSPARIWFGQMSDTKTLWGYHRTGFVWIGAILFTSLAFIALQVVWQLGMTIQATGWSWISYAWAALLGLVFALYGVALSASSTPFAAMLVDVSDEDNRSQLISIVWSMLMVGIVLGAIISSKLLNTPEICGEAILSYDPTQTAKIANIPALQKTINPVFILMPSVVLGLCFIATWGVENRYSRFKLRSRIVEREDQITLGRAMGILTASRQTWLFFSFLLVLTLSLFMQDTVMEPYGGEVFGMCISETTQLNAFFGMGTLFGIASTGFLVVPRLGQQKTTKLGCMFAVVCFGLIIFAGSVQSPSLLKSGLLFFGLASGVLTAGATGLMLDLTAAETAGTFIGAWGLAQAMARGLATVLGGVILNLGKMLFSAPFLAYGLVFVVQAIGMIGAIWLLGNINVKEFKDNAQAAISAVMEGELDG, encoded by the coding sequence ATGACCAATATTTCTAACCCTATAGTGCAAACATCCTTGCCCAAACTCAAATTATTGACCATGTTCCGTTTAGGATTATTCCAAATGGGATTAGGGATTATGTCCCTACTCACGTTGGGCGTTATCAATCGAATTATGATTGATGAATTGACGGTGTTACCCTGGATTGCTGCTACTGCGATCGCCATGTATCAATTTGTCAGTCCAGCGCGGATTTGGTTTGGTCAGATGTCTGATACAAAAACCCTCTGGGGCTATCATCGGACTGGATTTGTCTGGATTGGCGCAATTTTATTTACCAGTCTCGCTTTTATTGCCCTACAAGTTGTCTGGCAGCTAGGAATGACCATACAAGCTACCGGGTGGAGTTGGATAAGTTACGCTTGGGCAGCACTTCTGGGATTAGTCTTTGCCCTCTATGGGGTAGCCCTTAGTGCTAGTTCCACTCCCTTTGCTGCGATGTTAGTAGATGTCTCCGATGAGGATAATCGTTCTCAACTGATTAGCATTGTTTGGTCAATGTTGATGGTCGGGATCGTCCTAGGGGCGATTATTAGCTCAAAACTCCTCAATACGCCTGAAATTTGTGGGGAGGCGATCCTCTCCTACGACCCCACTCAAACCGCTAAAATCGCCAATATTCCTGCCTTACAGAAGACAATTAATCCGGTCTTTATCCTCATGCCTAGCGTCGTCTTAGGACTCTGTTTTATCGCCACTTGGGGGGTAGAAAACCGCTATTCCCGCTTTAAATTGCGCTCTAGAATCGTCGAAAGAGAGGATCAAATTACTTTGGGACGGGCTATGGGCATTTTAACGGCTAGTCGTCAAACTTGGTTATTTTTTAGCTTTTTGTTGGTACTTACCCTCAGTTTATTCATGCAGGATACAGTGATGGAACCCTATGGGGGCGAAGTGTTTGGGATGTGTATTTCTGAAACCACCCAACTCAATGCTTTTTTTGGGATGGGAACGCTTTTTGGCATTGCTTCGACGGGATTTTTAGTCGTACCCCGGTTAGGTCAGCAAAAAACCACCAAATTAGGCTGTATGTTCGCAGTAGTTTGTTTTGGGCTCATTATCTTTGCCGGGAGTGTTCAGAGTCCTAGTTTACTTAAATCAGGATTACTGTTTTTTGGGCTCGCATCAGGAGTATTAACCGCAGGAGCGACTGGGTTGATGTTAGATTTAACGGCCGCAGAAACCGCCGGAACTTTTATCGGTGCTTGGGGGTTAGCTCAAGCTATGGCCAGAGGGTTAGCTACAGTTTTGGGAGGAGTTATTTTAAATTTAGGCAAAATGCTATTTTCTGCCCCATTTTTAGCCTATGGATTGGTATTTGTTGTTCAAGCGATCGGTATGATCGGGGCGATTTGGTTATTAGGAAATATTAATGTTAAAGAATTTAAGGATAATGCCCAAGCCGCTATTTCTGCTGTAATGGAGGGAGAGCTTGATGGATAA
- the malQ gene encoding 4-alpha-glucanotransferase: MKYKAKQFMTSFQRTSGILLHPTSLPSRFGIGDLGEGAYRFIDFLAASGQTLWQILPLGPTGYGNSPYLSYSSLAGNPLLISPDILQGEGLLTQDEINGIHGFPADYVDYDRVIQTKLPLLKKASDRFQHLASPKLKEAFKTFCDRHAQWLDDYALYMSIHAANPEKAWNQWDKDIAERQPQAVQAYTERFSEDIFYHKFLQFEFFRQWQDVKKYANERNIRIFGDIPIYVAYDSVDVWANADMFCLNEKTKEAALMAGVPPDYFSATGQLWGNPVYNWQKLQGTNFQWWIQRFKSTLEYVDIVRIDHFRGFEAYWAVPEGEKTAMNGKWIKAPGRQFFERLKQELGQLPIVAEDLGVITPEVEALRDDFGFPGMKILHFAFDSDRVNPFLPYNYVKNCVVYTGTHDNNTTVGWFEGRNQEEKRRVTDYLGCVSHEGIHWSLIRLAMGSVADLAIFPLQDLLGLHQNGRMNTPGLAEGNWGWRYQSHVLNQDLVNHLRFVTELYGRLVK; the protein is encoded by the coding sequence GTGAAATATAAGGCGAAGCAATTCATGACATCTTTTCAACGAACCAGTGGAATTTTACTGCATCCAACCTCTTTACCCAGTCGTTTTGGCATTGGCGACTTAGGAGAAGGAGCTTATCGCTTCATTGATTTCTTAGCGGCAAGTGGTCAAACCCTATGGCAAATTTTACCCCTTGGTCCAACGGGATACGGCAATTCCCCTTATCTGTCCTATTCTTCCTTAGCTGGTAATCCCTTACTCATTAGTCCCGATATTTTACAAGGAGAGGGATTACTCACCCAAGACGAAATCAATGGAATCCATGGATTTCCAGCAGATTACGTCGATTATGACCGAGTGATTCAAACCAAATTGCCCCTACTCAAAAAAGCGAGTGACAGATTTCAACATCTAGCCTCACCGAAGCTAAAAGAAGCCTTCAAGACGTTTTGCGATCGCCACGCCCAATGGTTAGACGACTACGCACTCTATATGTCTATCCATGCAGCTAACCCGGAAAAAGCTTGGAACCAGTGGGACAAAGATATCGCCGAACGCCAACCTCAAGCGGTTCAAGCTTACACCGAACGGTTCAGCGAAGATATTTTCTATCATAAATTCCTACAATTTGAATTTTTCCGTCAATGGCAGGATGTCAAAAAATACGCCAATGAACGCAACATCAGGATTTTTGGCGATATTCCTATCTATGTTGCCTATGACAGTGTGGATGTTTGGGCTAATGCTGATATGTTTTGCCTGAACGAAAAAACCAAAGAAGCAGCTTTGATGGCAGGCGTTCCCCCCGATTATTTTAGTGCCACAGGTCAACTTTGGGGGAATCCAGTCTACAATTGGCAAAAACTCCAAGGAACTAACTTCCAATGGTGGATTCAACGGTTTAAATCGACCCTAGAATATGTAGACATCGTTCGCATCGATCATTTTCGGGGATTTGAAGCCTATTGGGCAGTTCCCGAAGGAGAAAAGACTGCAATGAATGGAAAATGGATAAAAGCCCCAGGACGACAATTCTTTGAACGGCTTAAACAAGAATTGGGACAATTACCCATCGTCGCTGAAGATTTAGGGGTGATTACCCCAGAAGTGGAAGCCCTACGGGATGATTTTGGGTTTCCAGGCATGAAAATCTTGCATTTTGCCTTTGATAGCGATCGCGTTAATCCTTTCTTGCCTTACAATTACGTTAAAAATTGTGTGGTTTATACCGGAACCCACGACAACAATACGACAGTGGGATGGTTTGAAGGACGCAATCAGGAAGAAAAACGCAGAGTCACCGATTATTTAGGCTGTGTTTCCCATGAAGGTATCCACTGGAGTCTCATTCGCTTAGCCATGGGGTCAGTCGCTGACCTAGCTATCTTTCCCCTGCAAGACCTCTTAGGATTGCATCAGAACGGACGGATGAATACTCCTGGACTAGCTGAGGGTAACTGGGGATGGCGATATCAGTCCCATGTCTTAAATCAAGACTTGGTTAACCATTTACGGTTTGTTACCGAACTCTACGGTCGTCTGGTTAAGTAA
- a CDS encoding phosphate ABC transporter substrate-binding protein encodes MSPKNETVVMIVALLMTGGILGGGYWWFSRQSGENFGQLLSGTSPSRSTPTINQPISSGSPLPSPPSPTHSETFNSPKTVPQGTTVKINGSTTMVAINQALKSGFEGQFSGTQVITDAQGSDIGILRLLTNNIDIAAISRPLTASEQAQGLVAIPMTQDAIAIVVAINNPFRKGLTETQIRQIFQGKITDWAKLGGLPTKIRVINRPAVSGTHQTFRELVLKGENFGNTPNITTMDRDATTPILQALRKDGISYATASQVINQQTVRIVPINGLTPEATSYPYQRSLYYVYKQPPNEAVKAFLGYATSPSGQQMITNSQ; translated from the coding sequence ATGTCACCAAAAAATGAAACCGTTGTGATGATTGTTGCTCTCCTGATGACTGGAGGAATTTTAGGAGGGGGTTATTGGTGGTTTAGCCGTCAATCTGGCGAAAATTTTGGGCAACTTTTGTCAGGAACTTCACCGTCGCGTTCTACTCCTACAATTAATCAGCCGATTAGTTCGGGTTCTCCCCTACCCTCTCCCCCTTCTCCCACCCATTCAGAAACCTTTAATTCCCCGAAGACTGTTCCCCAAGGAACAACGGTTAAAATCAATGGTTCAACAACGATGGTAGCCATTAATCAAGCTCTAAAATCGGGCTTTGAAGGGCAATTTTCAGGCACTCAGGTCATCACCGACGCTCAAGGCTCAGATATTGGGATTTTACGTCTTTTAACTAATAATATCGATATTGCTGCGATTTCTCGACCCCTAACAGCCTCTGAACAAGCGCAAGGATTAGTGGCTATTCCAATGACTCAAGATGCGATTGCTATTGTTGTTGCAATTAACAATCCTTTTCGTAAAGGACTCACAGAAACCCAGATAAGGCAAATTTTCCAAGGAAAAATAACCGATTGGGCTAAGTTAGGGGGATTACCTACTAAAATTCGCGTGATTAATCGTCCAGCCGTCAGTGGAACTCATCAAACCTTTCGAGAATTAGTCTTAAAGGGAGAAAATTTTGGCAATACGCCCAATATTACCACCATGGACAGAGATGCCACTACGCCTATTTTACAAGCATTAAGAAAAGATGGTATTAGCTATGCCACTGCTTCTCAAGTGATTAATCAACAAACCGTTAGAATAGTTCCGATTAATGGTTTAACCCCAGAAGCCACTAGCTATCCCTATCAGCGATCGCTGTATTATGTTTATAAACAACCCCCCAATGAGGCCGTTAAAGCCTTTCTCGGTTATGCAACTTCCCCGAGCGGACAACAAATGATCACTAATTCACAGTAA
- the pipX gene encoding transcriptional coactivator PipX encodes MSNETYFNHPTFGLLYRVCILDDNQELFTTLYAQRLFFLIKTMPNNTVFEPVSRSDARLMLEARLRNLRRLGATEDYQSLYTVYKTTFP; translated from the coding sequence ATGAGTAACGAAACTTATTTTAACCATCCCACTTTTGGACTACTCTATCGTGTCTGCATTTTAGATGACAATCAAGAGTTATTTACGACCCTCTATGCTCAACGACTCTTTTTTTTGATTAAAACCATGCCTAATAATACAGTATTTGAACCAGTCAGCCGCTCTGATGCTAGGCTAATGTTAGAAGCGCGTTTGCGTAACCTACGCCGTTTAGGTGCTACTGAAGACTATCAAAGCCTTTACACTGTCTATAAAACCACCTTTCCTTAA
- a CDS encoding YggS family pyridoxal phosphate-dependent enzyme, which produces MTLVQRLDQIRQNIPPHVRLIAVTKQVSIDAIKEAYQAGVRDFAESRLQEALPKQAQLQDLRDISWHFIGHLQANKAKKILEHFHWIHSVDNLKIAQRLNRLAAEESIDPNICLQVKILPDPNKYGWQVSELIADLPQLEQCQQLKIQGLMTILPLGLSDKEILAAFQQTKVLETQINNQSTLSLNELSMGMSGDYLLAIQAGATMIRLGTIIFGERNSIVDSK; this is translated from the coding sequence ATGACCCTCGTTCAACGCCTAGACCAAATTCGTCAAAATATTCCCCCTCACGTTCGCTTAATCGCTGTTACTAAACAAGTTTCTATTGATGCTATTAAAGAAGCTTATCAAGCCGGAGTACGCGATTTTGCAGAAAGTCGTCTTCAAGAAGCCTTACCTAAACAGGCGCAATTACAGGACTTAAGGGATATTTCTTGGCATTTTATCGGTCATTTACAGGCAAATAAAGCGAAAAAAATTTTAGAACATTTTCATTGGATTCACTCGGTTGATAATCTAAAAATTGCTCAACGGCTCAATCGCTTAGCTGCTGAAGAGTCTATTGATCCTAATATCTGTCTTCAAGTCAAAATTTTACCCGATCCCAATAAATACGGTTGGCAAGTTTCTGAACTCATAGCAGATTTACCTCAACTTGAACAGTGTCAACAGCTAAAAATTCAAGGTTTAATGACAATTCTGCCTTTGGGATTATCTGATAAAGAAATTTTAGCCGCTTTTCAACAAACCAAAGTCCTAGAGACTCAGATTAACAACCAATCCACTTTGAGCCTCAATGAGTTATCGATGGGGATGTCTGGGGACTATTTACTGGCAATCCAAGCTGGTGCGACCATGATTCGCCTAGGAACGATTATTTTTGGGGAAAGAAACTCAATAGTGGATAGTAAATAG
- a CDS encoding cell division protein SepF: MNMFLTEKLKNFVGINEPDRYDEEYEEMDWESNREEQNSSVGTQDYSQPRPRNREALNLTAESNMGTARSNVIGMPGITNSIAEVVVVEPHSFDEMPQVIQTLRERKSVVLNLNSMDPEEAQRAVDFVAGGTYAIDGHQERIGESIFLFTPSCVKVSTLSGTVHDVPEIASPSSRTTSPMPSWGADASRLVQ; encoded by the coding sequence GTGAATATGTTTTTGACGGAGAAGCTAAAAAATTTTGTGGGCATTAATGAACCCGATAGATACGATGAAGAATACGAAGAAATGGATTGGGAATCCAATAGAGAAGAGCAAAATTCCTCTGTTGGGACTCAAGATTACTCCCAACCCCGTCCACGAAATCGAGAAGCTTTAAATTTAACCGCAGAATCTAATATGGGAACCGCTAGAAGCAACGTTATCGGAATGCCAGGGATCACCAACAGCATTGCTGAAGTCGTCGTGGTTGAACCTCACTCCTTTGATGAAATGCCTCAAGTGATTCAAACTCTACGCGAACGTAAGTCCGTTGTCCTCAACTTAAATTCGATGGACCCTGAAGAAGCACAGAGAGCCGTCGATTTCGTCGCTGGTGGCACTTATGCCATTGATGGCCATCAAGAACGTATTGGGGAAAGCATCTTCCTGTTTACTCCTAGCTGCGTTAAAGTGAGCACTCTGTCCGGCACTGTCCATGATGTTCCTGAAATTGCTTCTCCTTCTTCTCGGACAACTTCTCCTATGCCTAGTTGGGGAGCCGATGCTAGTCGTTTGGTACAATAG
- the proC gene encoding pyrroline-5-carboxylate reductase, which yields MSIKLGIIGGGVMAEAILSRLFNEGLYQGVEVLISEPDAKRREYLQQTYQVVVTSDNQATLHATEVLLLAIKPQVLNKVLDGLKLAQKANYPLILSILAGVPLSRLEAGFPDYPVVRVMPNTPATVGAGMTAIAPGTQVQSHHLVLARSIFQAVGDVVEVPEGLMDAVTGLSGSGPAFVALMVEALSDGGVASGLPRAIATQLAVQTVLGTAQLLQTKGLHPAQLKDQVTSPGGTTIAGVAQLEKAGFRSAVIEAVKAAYLRSCELGKPLNQ from the coding sequence GTGTCTATTAAATTAGGAATCATCGGCGGCGGGGTAATGGCAGAGGCTATTTTATCCCGTCTTTTTAACGAAGGGCTCTATCAGGGAGTAGAGGTTTTAATTAGCGAACCTGACGCTAAGCGACGGGAGTATCTACAACAAACCTATCAAGTCGTTGTGACTTCCGATAATCAAGCCACCCTTCACGCAACAGAGGTACTGCTATTAGCGATTAAACCCCAGGTATTAAATAAGGTGTTAGATGGGCTAAAATTGGCACAAAAAGCTAATTATCCCCTGATTTTGTCGATTTTAGCTGGAGTTCCCCTGAGTCGGTTAGAGGCGGGATTTCCTGATTATCCGGTGGTTCGGGTGATGCCCAATACCCCTGCTACGGTGGGCGCGGGCATGACGGCGATCGCCCCTGGTACTCAAGTACAATCCCATCATCTGGTGTTAGCTAGATCGATTTTTCAAGCAGTTGGAGACGTGGTAGAGGTTCCTGAAGGGTTAATGGATGCGGTGACGGGGTTATCGGGGTCAGGACCTGCGTTTGTCGCTTTGATGGTGGAAGCGTTGTCTGATGGGGGAGTTGCTTCGGGGTTGCCGAGGGCGATCGCTACTCAATTAGCAGTACAAACGGTCTTAGGGACGGCGCAATTATTACAAACTAAAGGGTTACATCCAGCACAGTTAAAGGATCAAGTAACCAGTCCTGGGGGAACCACCATTGCGGGGGTGGCACAGTTGGAAAAGGCGGGGTTTCGTTCAGCAGTGATCGAAGCGGTAAAGGCGGCTTATCTGCGATCGTGTGAATTAGGAAAACCTTTGAACCAATAA
- a CDS encoding cytochrome P450 → MITIPGDRRNPSWLHKIKFVLDPIGYMESNYKQFGEIFHAPISGNYDPYIWVSHPQAFQKLFSTNPSYFDTVGSVYIKNFIGKDSVVAAEGKRHQRKRKLLLPPFHGEYLDNYGKSIILITNNAVKNLINNQLFLAHHLMQNITLEVILKVIFGVPEKPRIKQLKKAIIAWLEALNSPLISAAILVPSLQINLGSWSPWGKYSQSKQKIAEIIHEEIAERRQDNNDSYSDILSLLMNAKDEQREAMSDEELHDEILGLLFAGHETSAAGLTWAIYQLYKCSNVRKKLLQEIDTLGNNFEVKMIVNLPYLSAVCNETLRMYPPLPKTITRIANQSVNLMGYNLPMGTPVNGSIYLCHHREDLYPNPQEFRPERFLERKFSPYEFIPFGGGTRSCIGQALAILEMKLVLATILARYQLKLLENKTVKPKMRGTTLVPTGGVKMSFQGLR, encoded by the coding sequence ATGATAACCATCCCTGGAGATAGAAGAAACCCTTCCTGGTTACATAAGATTAAATTCGTCTTAGATCCTATTGGCTATATGGAATCTAATTATAAACAATTTGGAGAGATTTTCCATGCTCCCATTAGTGGAAATTATGATCCTTATATTTGGGTATCTCATCCCCAAGCATTTCAAAAATTATTTTCAACTAATCCATCTTATTTTGATACAGTAGGGAGTGTTTATATTAAAAATTTTATTGGTAAAGATAGTGTTGTTGCTGCCGAAGGAAAACGCCATCAAAGAAAGCGAAAATTACTGCTTCCTCCCTTCCATGGTGAGTATTTAGACAACTATGGCAAAAGCATTATCTTAATAACCAATAATGCCGTAAAAAATCTGATCAACAATCAATTATTTTTAGCTCATCATTTGATGCAAAATATTACATTAGAAGTTATCCTAAAAGTTATTTTTGGAGTACCAGAAAAACCCAGGATTAAGCAACTAAAAAAAGCCATAATTGCTTGGTTAGAAGCCTTAAATTCGCCGTTGATATCAGCAGCGATTTTAGTGCCTTCTCTTCAAATTAATTTAGGGTCTTGGAGTCCTTGGGGAAAGTATAGTCAGTCTAAACAAAAAATTGCTGAAATTATTCACGAAGAAATAGCAGAAAGAAGACAAGATAATAATGATTCTTATAGCGATATTTTGTCCTTACTAATGAATGCTAAAGATGAACAAAGAGAAGCGATGAGTGATGAAGAATTACACGATGAAATTCTCGGTCTTTTGTTTGCCGGCCATGAAACTAGCGCAGCAGGACTAACATGGGCAATTTATCAACTTTATAAATGTAGTAATGTTCGTAAAAAGTTACTTCAAGAAATAGACACTTTAGGCAATAATTTTGAGGTAAAAATGATTGTTAACCTTCCTTATTTAAGTGCTGTTTGTAATGAAACCTTACGGATGTATCCTCCCCTGCCAAAAACCATTACTAGAATTGCTAATCAATCTGTTAATTTGATGGGATACAATTTACCGATGGGAACGCCAGTTAATGGCTCAATTTATCTTTGTCATCATCGAGAAGATTTGTATCCTAACCCCCAAGAATTTCGACCCGAACGCTTTTTAGAAAGGAAATTCTCTCCCTATGAATTTATACCCTTTGGAGGAGGAACTCGTAGCTGTATTGGTCAAGCTCTTGCTATACTAGAAATGAAATTAGTGTTAGCTACTATTCTTGCTCGCTATCAACTGAAATTATTAGAAAACAAAACCGTTAAACCCAAAATGAGAGGGACAACTTTAGTTCCTACAGGGGGAGTGAAAATGAGTTTTCAAGGATTACGATAA